A single region of the Macadamia integrifolia cultivar HAES 741 unplaced genomic scaffold, SCU_Mint_v3 scaffold566, whole genome shotgun sequence genome encodes:
- the LOC122069270 gene encoding probable WRKY transcription factor 14 isoform X2: MENYQGDLADIVRAGGSSSGTGSSTTNNPILDWQFPSESTNFQSLTMAAAADDDFGDPYSNSRDSLLQELGIAAGFDTSNSNTGLVQMNMQDTSASSVTGNLLSQKILDEEMRPCSIFSRMLQISPNTAIPVSPHDLSAMAASPRGIKTSSSSSLAASDILRVNSSTGCSIENGVVQIPSPRNPGIKRRKSQAKKVVCIPAPAAANSRPSGEVVPSDLWAWRKYGQKPIKGSPYPRGYYRCSSSKGCSARKQVERSRTDPNMLVITYTSEHNHPWPTQRNALAGSSRSQPAKNNTASKSSPSSQASKSTNLKEEHKENNSDHSVAPTVPGGSTVSTAIKEEEMTELDKAEDMDNNEFSQGFHQSYRPAPPDSDQSDSFFADLAELEPDPLNLLLSQGFNGEKMDEERDNKALDPFSLFDWTGNN, from the exons ATGGAGAATTATCAAGGCGATTTAGCAGATATAGTTCGTGCAGGTGGTAGCAGCTCTGGAACTGGAAGTAGTACTACAAACAACCCAATTTTAGATTGGCAATTCCCTTCAGAATCCACCAATTTTCAGTCTTTGACGATGGCCGCCGCGGCCGATGATGATTTCGGGGATCCTTATTCTAATTCGCGAGATTCATTGCTTCAAGAACTTGGAATAGCAGCAGGCTTTGATACATCAAATTCTAATACAGGCCTTGTTCAGATGAATATGCAAGATACTAGTGCTAGTAGTGTTACTGGTAATCTTCTTTCTCAGAAGATTttggatgaagagatgaggccTTGCAGTATCTTCTCAAGGATGCTTCAGATCTCACCTAACACAGCAATACCGGTTTCGCCACATGACTTGTCGGCGATGGCAGCTTCACCTAGGGGAATtaagacttcttcttcttcttccttagctgCTAGTGATATACTAAGGGTTAACAGCTCCACAGGTTGCTCAATTGAGAATGGAGTGGTACAGATCCCATCACCAAGGAATCCTGGTATCAAGAGAAG AAAGAGTCAGGCAAAGAAGGTGGTTTGCATCCCAGCACCAGCAGCTGCAAACAGCAGGCCTAGTGGAGAAGTAGTGCCATCAGATCTCTGGGCATGGAGAAAGTATGGCCAGAAACCCATCAAAGGTTCTCCATATCCAAG GGGCTATTATAGATGCAGCAGCTCTAAAGGTTGTTCTGCAAGGAAACAAGTGGAGAGGAGTCGAACTGATCCCAACATGTTGGTCATTACCTACACTTCTGAACATAATCACCCATGGCCAACTCAGAGAAATGCTCTTGCTGGCTCATCCAGGTCTCAGCCTGCAAAGAATAACACTGCTTCAAAAAGCTCACCATCTTCACAAGCCTCAAAATCCACAAATTTGAAGGAAGAACATAAGGAAAACAATAGTGATCATAGTGTGGCACCAACTGTTCCAGGGGGATCAACAGTCTCTACAGCTATTAAGGAGGAAGAGATGACTGAATTAGACAAGGCAGAAGACATGGATAACAATGAATTCAGTCAAGGTTTCCATCAGAGTTATCGGCCGGCACCTCCAGACTCTGATCAGTCTGATAGCTTCTTTGCTGATTTGGCAGAATTGGAACCAGACCCTCTAAATCTCTTACTTTCTCAAGGATTCAATGGTGAGAAAATGGATGAAGAAAGAGACAATAAGGCCTTAGATCCCTTCAGCCTCTTTGATTGGACAGGGAACAACTAG
- the LOC122069270 gene encoding probable WRKY transcription factor 14 isoform X1 → MCSLSWQRMENYQGDLADIVRAGGSSSGTGSSTTNNPILDWQFPSESTNFQSLTMAAAADDDFGDPYSNSRDSLLQELGIAAGFDTSNSNTGLVQMNMQDTSASSVTGNLLSQKILDEEMRPCSIFSRMLQISPNTAIPVSPHDLSAMAASPRGIKTSSSSSLAASDILRVNSSTGCSIENGVVQIPSPRNPGIKRRKSQAKKVVCIPAPAAANSRPSGEVVPSDLWAWRKYGQKPIKGSPYPRGYYRCSSSKGCSARKQVERSRTDPNMLVITYTSEHNHPWPTQRNALAGSSRSQPAKNNTASKSSPSSQASKSTNLKEEHKENNSDHSVAPTVPGGSTVSTAIKEEEMTELDKAEDMDNNEFSQGFHQSYRPAPPDSDQSDSFFADLAELEPDPLNLLLSQGFNGEKMDEERDNKALDPFSLFDWTGNN, encoded by the exons atgtGTAGTTTATCTTGGCAAAGGATGGAGAATTATCAAGGCGATTTAGCAGATATAGTTCGTGCAGGTGGTAGCAGCTCTGGAACTGGAAGTAGTACTACAAACAACCCAATTTTAGATTGGCAATTCCCTTCAGAATCCACCAATTTTCAGTCTTTGACGATGGCCGCCGCGGCCGATGATGATTTCGGGGATCCTTATTCTAATTCGCGAGATTCATTGCTTCAAGAACTTGGAATAGCAGCAGGCTTTGATACATCAAATTCTAATACAGGCCTTGTTCAGATGAATATGCAAGATACTAGTGCTAGTAGTGTTACTGGTAATCTTCTTTCTCAGAAGATTttggatgaagagatgaggccTTGCAGTATCTTCTCAAGGATGCTTCAGATCTCACCTAACACAGCAATACCGGTTTCGCCACATGACTTGTCGGCGATGGCAGCTTCACCTAGGGGAATtaagacttcttcttcttcttccttagctgCTAGTGATATACTAAGGGTTAACAGCTCCACAGGTTGCTCAATTGAGAATGGAGTGGTACAGATCCCATCACCAAGGAATCCTGGTATCAAGAGAAG AAAGAGTCAGGCAAAGAAGGTGGTTTGCATCCCAGCACCAGCAGCTGCAAACAGCAGGCCTAGTGGAGAAGTAGTGCCATCAGATCTCTGGGCATGGAGAAAGTATGGCCAGAAACCCATCAAAGGTTCTCCATATCCAAG GGGCTATTATAGATGCAGCAGCTCTAAAGGTTGTTCTGCAAGGAAACAAGTGGAGAGGAGTCGAACTGATCCCAACATGTTGGTCATTACCTACACTTCTGAACATAATCACCCATGGCCAACTCAGAGAAATGCTCTTGCTGGCTCATCCAGGTCTCAGCCTGCAAAGAATAACACTGCTTCAAAAAGCTCACCATCTTCACAAGCCTCAAAATCCACAAATTTGAAGGAAGAACATAAGGAAAACAATAGTGATCATAGTGTGGCACCAACTGTTCCAGGGGGATCAACAGTCTCTACAGCTATTAAGGAGGAAGAGATGACTGAATTAGACAAGGCAGAAGACATGGATAACAATGAATTCAGTCAAGGTTTCCATCAGAGTTATCGGCCGGCACCTCCAGACTCTGATCAGTCTGATAGCTTCTTTGCTGATTTGGCAGAATTGGAACCAGACCCTCTAAATCTCTTACTTTCTCAAGGATTCAATGGTGAGAAAATGGATGAAGAAAGAGACAATAAGGCCTTAGATCCCTTCAGCCTCTTTGATTGGACAGGGAACAACTAG